In the genome of Planctomyces sp. SH-PL62, the window CCCAGAACGGTTGCATCGGCCGGGGGACGGGGATCGGGAACAGGTAGTTTCCGCCGCCGAGGGCCTGATAGGTCTCGATGACGGCGGCCAGTTCCTGCTGCTTGGTCTCGACGAGGACCGTCCGCGCATCCCGGAGGTCCCGCTGGGCGAAGAGGACGTCCACGTAGTCCGCTCGGGCGAACTGGAAGAGTTGCATCGCGACCCGGACCGATTCTTCGAGGGCCGCCAGCTGCTGCCTCTTGATCGCGATGCTGCTGCGATAATTCTCCACCTTGGCGAGCCGGTTCACCAGCTCGACGAAGGCGTTCAGGACGACGCGCTGATAGGTGTAGACGGCCTGCAGCTGGCGAGCGTCCGCGGTCAGGTAGTCGGCCTTGATCGCCTTCCTGTTGATGAACGGCACCAGGAGGTTGCCGGCGGCCCCCGCGATCAAACTCTCCGGCGTTATGAACAGGTATCCCGGGTTGAACGCCTGGTATCCGACCGTCGCGTTGATGAAGCCCTGGGGATAGAAGCGCTTGCGGGCGACCTTCACGTCGAGCCCGGCGGCCGTCAGCTCCCGTTCGGCCTGCCGGATGTCGGGCCGGTTCCGGAGCAGTTCCGCGGGGACGCCGACGCTCAGCGCATGCAATTCCAGGTCGATGAAGTCCCCGGTCATGCGCTCGACGCGCTGCGGGTTGCGCCCCAGGAAATAGTTGATGCGGTTCTCGGCCTCGACGATGTCCTGGCGGACGATCTGCTTCTCGCTCTGGTTCCGGCGGACCTCGGCCAGGAATCGTTGCACGGGGAGTTCGGTGCCCCGGGCGCCTTCCTTCACGGTCTTGGCCATTTCCAGGCTCTGCTCCATGATCTCGATCGTCTGGTCCAGGATCTCGATGCGCTGGTCGAGGGCCATGAGCAGGTAGTAGTTGTTGGCGACGTCCGCGATGAGGCGGGTCACGAAGAAGTTGCGATTCTCGGCGGCGGCGTAATAGCGCATCACCGCCGCGTCCCTGGCGTTGTGCAACTGCCACCAGATGTCCGGCGTCCAGAAGAACAAGGGGGCCAGGATGAAGTTGGGGATCGGGTCGGGGAGGAACCTGCCGACGGCGAAGGGATCGTCGCGGATGGTGACGCCGTCGAGCGTGAACAGGCTGGTCTTATCGATCCCGATCCCGCCGCCGGGGCTGAGGGAGGGGAGGTACGCTCCCTTGCGCGAGATGATCTCGTTGCTGGCGATCTGGACGTTCTCGGTGAGGATCCTCAACTCCTGGTTGCCGCCCACCGACTGGCGCATGAGGTCCACGAGCTTCGCATCCGAGAAGAACTCCTCGACCCGAAGCGCGGCCGAATTCTCCGAGCTGTCCGCCGCCTCGAAGACCGGCGGCAGGTCGGATCCCGGATCCGCCTTGCGGAGATCGTAGCTCGCCAGGGCGCCCGGCCCGGGCTTGGGATTCCGAAGGGAGGGGATCCCGCAGGAAGGGAGCACCAGCAGAAGGCCGCATGCGATCGCGACGGCGACCCCACGCTGCTTGAGCTTCGCGTCCCAGAGAGAGGCCAGATAGCTCATCGACTTCATCCTTGAGTTCCCGACCACGCAGGCGGATTCGCGACCTGCCGCGGAGGTTCAACGTCCTCGCCATCCTGGCGAGTCCAAACTTCATATCAATTAATCTTGCAACCGTCACGCGTGCGGAGACTCCCCGAACGGAGGTCTCCGATCGGGATTCGAGTGATCAGCGATGGAGAGCGGGCCGGGACAGGATCGAGGCTCGGGTCGGGGCGAGAACCGCCCCTCCGACGACCAGCGGACGAGATGCCGCTCTCCTTTAAAGGACCTTCACCCAGCCGTCAAGGCGGATCCGAGACGAGACGGATCGGGCGGACGCGCCTTGAGCGGGCCCGAGAGCCCTCGGCGATCGGGAGGACGCCGAAAACTCCGCTCGCCCCTCCGGGGGGCCGTCTCACGCCCGACGGCCCCCGCCATCGCCTTTCCGCCGCCCAGGACGCACCTACCTGTCCCGCGCGCCGTCGGCGACGCCCGTCCGGATTCTCGGGCCGTGCTCGGCGTCCGCGAACCTGGCGACGTTCGATTCGCGTTCGTCGACCACGGTCCCCGACCGGCCGCCGGCAGTCCGACGTCCGTGCGGGGCGGGGCGTCGGCGCGCCGAGACGCGCCGCACGGGTCCGAGGGCGTATGACCGTCTCATCCATGCTGGATCGTCTCGCTGAGGGGCTCGTCCGACTCATCCTGCAGGAGCTTCCCCCCGTCGGCCATCTTGCCGAACAGGTAGTAGAGCCCGGGGATGAACAGGACGCCGATCACCGTGCCCAAAAGCATCCCCCCGACGGCGGTGGTGCCGATCGTGCGGTTCCCGATCGCACCCGGGCCGCTGGCGCGGACCAGCGGGATCAGGCCGGCGATGAAGGCGAAAGAGGTCATCAGGATCGGCCGGAATCGAAGCTTCCCGGCCTCGATCGCCGCATCCTGGATGCTCAGCCCCTCGCGATGCCGTTGCACCGCGAACTCGACGATGAGGATCGCGTTCTTCCCCAGAAGGCCGACCAGCATGACGAGGCCGATCTGGGCGTAGACGTCGTTGGACAGCCCCATGGCCTGGAGGAACAGGAAGGAGCCGAAGATCCCGATCGGCAGCGACAGGATCACCGCCAGCGGCAGGATGAAGCTCTCATACTGGCCGACGAGCACGAGGTAGACGAAGATCACCACGATCAGGAAGATGAAGACGGCCAGGTTCCCCTTGCGCGCCTCGTCGTAGGAGAGGGCTTCCCACCCGAGCCCGTAGCCGCGAGGCAACGTCTCGGCCGCGACCTCCTCGATGGCCGCGATCGCCTCGCCGCTGCTGTATCCGGCGGCCGGGGCCCCCTGGATGGCGGCGGATGGATACAGGTTGTAGCGGTTGATCTCGTTCAAGCCCTGCTGCTTCCTCAGCGTCATGAACGCGGAGTAGGGGACCATGTCACCCTTGTCGTTCTTGACGAACATGTTCTGGAAGTCTTCCGGATATCGCCGGAACTCCGGCAGGGCCTGGACGAACACCTTGTAGAACTGGCCGAACCGGATGAACCCCTGCTCCCAGGTGCTCCCCACGACGATCGACAAGTTGTCCATCGCCTTCGCGATCGACACCCCCTTCTGCATGGCCTTGTCGTTGTCGACGACGATCTCATATTGCGGATAGTTGCTTGCGAAAAAGGTGAACAACCCTTTCACCTCCTTGCGCTTCGCGAGGGCGGCCATGAACTTGTCGGTCACCTTCCCGAGTTCCTCGTAGTTCATCGAGTTCGTCTTGTCGAGGACGCGCGTCGAGAACCCGCCGGCGGCGCCGAAGCCCGGGACCGCGGGGGGCTCGAAGAACTCGAGCTTGACGTTGGAGATCTCGCTCCCTTTGCGTTCGAGCTCCTCGATGATCTGCTTCGAGGTCATCTTCCGCTCGGACCAGCTCTTGAGATTGATGAGGCACGTGCCCGCGTTCGAGCCGCGCCCCTCGGTCAGCACCTCGTACCCGGCGAGCGAGGAGACCGAGCTGATCCCCTCGATGCTCTTGGCGACCTCCTGCAGCTCGTGGGACTTGGCGTTGGTGTACTCCAGCGTCGAGCCGGGCGGGGTCTGGATGATCCCGTAGATCATCCCCTGGTCCTCGAGCGGGATGAACCCCGCCGGGAGGTGGGTGTTCACCAGAAAGATGCCGGCGCCGAATCCGGCGACGACCAGAGATGTGAACATGCGTTGCGTGACGACCGGCCGCAGGAACGCGACGTATCCGCCGGTCACCTTCTCGACGCCGCGGTCGAAGACGTGCAGGAGCATCGCCAGCGGCCCTCGCTTCCTCTGGCCCGTGTGGGGCTTGAGGATCATCGCGCAGAGGACCGGCGTGAGGGTCAACGCCACCACGCCGGAGAGGACGATGGACGTGGCCATCGTGATGCCGAACTGGCGGTAGAAGGTGCCGACCGGCCCCGTCATGAACGTCACGGGGACGAACACCGCCGTCATCACCAAGGTGATGGCGATGATCGCGCCGCTGATCTCCTGGATGACCTCCTGGGTCGCTCGATACGGCGATAAATGTTTCTCGTGCATCTTGGCGTGCACGGCCTCGACCACCACGATGGCGTCGTCGACCACGACGCCGATCGCCAGCACCAGCGCGAAGAGCGTGATCAGGTTGATCGACAGGCCGAACAGCTGCAGGAAGAAGAACGTCCCGATCAGCGACACCGGCACCGCCAACGTCGGGATCAGGGTGGAGCGGAAGTCGCCGAGGAACAGGAACACCACGAGGGAGACCAGCACGAAGGCCTCGAACAGGGTGTGGAGCACCTGCTCGATGGAGGCCTCCAGGAAGCTGGAGACGTCATAGCTGACCTCGAACGTCATCCCCGGCGGGAAGGAAGCCTCCTTGATCTCCTTCAGCTTCTCCTTGACCTCCTCGATGACGACGGCCGCGTTGGTCCCCGGGAGCTGCTTGAGCACGATGGCCGCCGAGGGATGGCCGTCGATGTCCGAATAGATGTCGTAATAGGAGGAGCTGAGGTCGACCCTGGCCACGTCCTTGAGCCGCAGGATCTCGCCGTCCGGATTGGCCCTCAGGATGATGTCCTCGTATTGCTTCGGCTCGTTGTAGCGGCCCACCCACGTGAGGACGTATTCGACCGTCTGCGACTTGATCCCGGTCGCCTGGCCGAGCCGACCGGGCGAGCCGATCATGCTCTGCTCGCCCACGGCCTTCATGACGTCCTCGGACGAGATGTTATAGGCCCGCATGCGGTCGAGGTTCAGCCAGACCCGCATGGCGTACTGCCGATTGCCGAGGATCGTCGCGCTGCCGACGCCCCGCACCCGCTTGATCTCGGGCACGAGGTTGACGAAGGCGTAGTTGTAGAGGAAATTCTGGTCGTGGCTCTCGTCCGTACTGTAAATATTCACATACATCAACATGCTCGTCATGGCCTGCATGACGACGATCCCCTCGCGTTCCACCAGCGGTGGCAGGCGGTTCTTCACCGTCTGGATCCGGTTCTGGACGTTCAGGACCGCCACGTTCGGGTCCGTGCCCGGCTCGAAGATGATCATGATCGTGGCCTCGCCCGCGCTGGTGGCGGCGGAAGCCATGTAGCGCATATCCGCGACGCCGTTGATCGCCTGCTCCAGGATGATCAGCACGGAGTCGACCAGCACCTTGGCGCTGGCCCCGGGATAGGAGACCGTGACCACCACGCTCGGAGGCGCGACCGAAGGGAATTGCGAGATGGGGAGCGTCTTGATGGACAGCCCCCCCAGAAAGAGGATGATGATCGATATGACGA includes:
- a CDS encoding TolC family protein; the protein is MSYLASLWDAKLKQRGVAVAIACGLLLVLPSCGIPSLRNPKPGPGALASYDLRKADPGSDLPPVFEAADSSENSAALRVEEFFSDAKLVDLMRQSVGGNQELRILTENVQIASNEIISRKGAYLPSLSPGGGIGIDKTSLFTLDGVTIRDDPFAVGRFLPDPIPNFILAPLFFWTPDIWWQLHNARDAAVMRYYAAAENRNFFVTRLIADVANNYYLLMALDQRIEILDQTIEIMEQSLEMAKTVKEGARGTELPVQRFLAEVRRNQSEKQIVRQDIVEAENRINYFLGRNPQRVERMTGDFIDLELHALSVGVPAELLRNRPDIRQAERELTAAGLDVKVARKRFYPQGFINATVGYQAFNPGYLFITPESLIAGAAGNLLVPFINRKAIKADYLTADARQLQAVYTYQRVVLNAFVELVNRLAKVENYRSSIAIKRQQLAALEESVRVAMQLFQFARADYVDVLFAQRDLRDARTVLVETKQQELAAVIETYQALGGGNYLFPIPVPRPMQPFWERFRTHKTPALQVPPVPIGEPPTPSAPLPPMSPAAEPFTNPLGQPPGDQIPAPPPATPMDGDLPAPLGGMEEKPPASSPTDRITIPPPSPPSTDRISIPPPSPPADALPDPLPERN
- a CDS encoding efflux RND transporter permease subunit, translated to MFANILHRPALAIVISIIILFLGGLSIKTLPISQFPSVAPPSVVVTVSYPGASAKVLVDSVLIILEQAINGVADMRYMASAATSAGEATIMIIFEPGTDPNVAVLNVQNRIQTVKNRLPPLVEREGIVVMQAMTSMLMYVNIYSTDESHDQNFLYNYAFVNLVPEIKRVRGVGSATILGNRQYAMRVWLNLDRMRAYNISSEDVMKAVGEQSMIGSPGRLGQATGIKSQTVEYVLTWVGRYNEPKQYEDIILRANPDGEILRLKDVARVDLSSSYYDIYSDIDGHPSAAIVLKQLPGTNAAVVIEEVKEKLKEIKEASFPPGMTFEVSYDVSSFLEASIEQVLHTLFEAFVLVSLVVFLFLGDFRSTLIPTLAVPVSLIGTFFFLQLFGLSINLITLFALVLAIGVVVDDAIVVVEAVHAKMHEKHLSPYRATQEVIQEISGAIIAITLVMTAVFVPVTFMTGPVGTFYRQFGITMATSIVLSGVVALTLTPVLCAMILKPHTGQRKRGPLAMLLHVFDRGVEKVTGGYVAFLRPVVTQRMFTSLVVAGFGAGIFLVNTHLPAGFIPLEDQGMIYGIIQTPPGSTLEYTNAKSHELQEVAKSIEGISSVSSLAGYEVLTEGRGSNAGTCLINLKSWSERKMTSKQIIEELERKGSEISNVKLEFFEPPAVPGFGAAGGFSTRVLDKTNSMNYEELGKVTDKFMAALAKRKEVKGLFTFFASNYPQYEIVVDNDKAMQKGVSIAKAMDNLSIVVGSTWEQGFIRFGQFYKVFVQALPEFRRYPEDFQNMFVKNDKGDMVPYSAFMTLRKQQGLNEINRYNLYPSAAIQGAPAAGYSSGEAIAAIEEVAAETLPRGYGLGWEALSYDEARKGNLAVFIFLIVVIFVYLVLVGQYESFILPLAVILSLPIGIFGSFLFLQAMGLSNDVYAQIGLVMLVGLLGKNAILIVEFAVQRHREGLSIQDAAIEAGKLRFRPILMTSFAFIAGLIPLVRASGPGAIGNRTIGTTAVGGMLLGTVIGVLFIPGLYYLFGKMADGGKLLQDESDEPLSETIQHG